Proteins from a single region of Meles meles chromosome 10, mMelMel3.1 paternal haplotype, whole genome shotgun sequence:
- the CHPF2 gene encoding chondroitin sulfate glucuronyltransferase, with protein MHMAGPPTMRLSSLLALLRPALPLILGLSLGCSLSLLRVSWIQGEGEDPCVEAVGDPGVLHDPDSRTGLDQSDEDFKPRIVPYYRDPNKPYKKVLRTRYIQTELGSRERLLVAVLTSRATLSTLAVAVNRTVAHHFPRLLYFTGQRGARTPAGMQVVSHGDERPAWLMSETLRHLHTHFGADYDWFFIMQDDTYVQAPRLAALAGHLSINQDLYLGRAEEFIGAGEQARYCHGGFGYLLSRSLLLRLRPHLDGCRGDILSARPDEWLGRCLIDSLGIGCVSQHQGQQYRSFELAKNRDPEKEGSSAFLSAFAVHPVPEGTLMYRLHKRFSALELERAYSEIEELQAQIQNLTVLTPEGEAGLSWPIGLPAPFTPHSRFEVLGWDYFTEQHTFSCADGSPKCPLQGASRADVGDAVETALEQLNRRYQPRLRFQKRRLLNGYRRFDPARGMEYTLDLLLEAVTQRGHRRALARRVSLLRPLSRVEILPMPYVTEATRVQLVLPLLATEAAAALAFLEAFAAGVLEPREHALLTLLLVYGPREGGRGAPDPFLGVKAAAAELERRYPGTRLAWLAVRAEAPSQVRLMDVVSKKHPVDTLFFLTTVWTRPGPEVLNRCRMNAISGWQAFFPVHFQEFNPALAPQRPAPGPPGAGPDPPSPPGADPARGPSVGGRFDRQASAEGCFYNADYLAARARLAGELAGQEEEEALEGLEVMDVFLRFSGLHLFRAVEPGLVQKFSLRDCSPRLSEELYHRCRLSSLEGLGARAQLAMALFEPEQANST; from the exons ATGCATATGGCAGGGCCTCCCACCATGCGACTGAGCTCCCTGTTGGCTCTGCTGCGGCCAGCACTGCCCCTCATCCTAGGGCTGTCTCTGGGATGCAGCCTGAGCCTTTTGCGGGTTTCCTGGATCCAGGGTGAGGGAGAAGATCCTTGTGTGGAAGCTGTGGGGGACCCGGGAGTGCTACATGATCCAGACTCAAGAACTGGACTCGACCAAAGCGATGAAGACTTCAAACCCCGGATTGTCCCCTACTACCGGGATCCCAACAAGCCCTATAAGAAGGTGCTCAG GACTCGGTATATCCAGACAGAGCTGGGCTCTCGGGAGCGGTTGCTGGTGGCTGTCCTGACCTCCAGGGCTACCCTGTCCACTCTGGCTGTGGCTGTCAACCGCACGGTGGCCCACCACTTTCCTCGATTACTGTACTTCACGGGGCAGCGAGGGGCGCGGACTCCTGCAGGAATGCAGGTGGTCTCCCATGGGGACGAACGGCCAGCCTGGCTCATGTCCGAGACCCTGCGCCATCTCCACACACACTTTGGGGCCGACTACGACTGGTTCTTCATCATGCAGGATGACACGTATGTACAGGCGCCCCGCCTGGCCGCCCTCGCTGGCCACCTCAGCATCAACCAAGACCTGTACTTGGGCCGAGCCGAGGAGTTTATTGGCGCAGGCGAGCAGGCCCGGTACTGCCACGGGGGCTTTGGCTACCTGTTGTCACGGAGTCTCCTGCTTCGACTGCGGCCACATCTGGACGGCTGCCGAGGAGACATTCTCAGTGCCCGTCCTGATGAGTGGCTTGGCCGCTGCCTCATCGACTCTCTGGGCATCGGCTGTGTCTCGCAGCACCAG GGGCAGCAGTACCGTTCCTTTGAACTGGCCAAAAATAGGGACCCCGAGAAGGAGGGGAGCTCGGCCTTCCTGAGTGCCTTCGCAGTGCACCCCGTCCCCGAGGGAACCCTCATGTACAGGCTTCACAAGCGCTTCAGCGCTCTGGAGCTGGAGCGGGCGTACAGCGAGATAGAGGAGCTGCAG gctcAGATCCAGAACCTGACTGTGCTGACCCCTGAGGGCGAGGCAGGGCTGAGCTGGCCcatcgggctcccagcccctTTCACGCCACACTCCCGGTTTGAGGTGCTGGGCTGGGACTACTTCACAGAGCAGCACACCTTCTCCTGTGCCGACGGGTCCCCCAAGTGCCCACTGCAGGGAGCCAGCAGGGCCGATGTGGGCGACGCCGTGGAGACGGCCTTGGAGCAGCTGAACCGCCGCTACCAGCCCCGCCTGCGCTTCCAGAAGCGGCGGCTGCTCAACGGCTACCGGCGCTTCGACCCGGCGCGGGGCATGGAGTACACGCTGGACCTCCTGCTGGAAGCCGTGACGCAGCGCGGCCACCGGCGGGCCCTGGCGCGCAGGGTCAGCCTGCTGCGGCCGCTGAGCCGCGTGGAGATCCTGCCCATGCCCTATGTCACCGAGGCCACCCGCGTGCAGCTGGTGCTGCCGCTCCTGGCGACCGAAGCCGCCGCGGCCCTGGCTTTCCTCGAGGCCTTTGCGGCCGGGGTCCTGGAGCCACGAGAGCACGCGCTGCTCACCCTGCTGCTGGTCTACGGACCTCGGGAAGGCGGCCGAGGCGCCCCAGACCCGTTCCTGGGGGTGAAGGCGGCGGCGGCTGAGTTAGAGCGGCGGTACCCGGGGACCAGGCTGGCCTGGCTCGCCGTGCGCGCGGAGGCCCCTTCCCAGGTGCGGCTCATGGACGTGGTCTCTAAGAAGCACCCCGTGGACACTCTCTTCTTCCTCACCACCGTGTGGACCCGGCCCGGGCCGGAAGTCCTCAACCGCTGCCGAATGAACGCCATCTCTGGCTGGCAGGCCTTCTTCCCGGTGCACTTCCAGGAGTTCAACCCTGCCCTGGCACCACAGAGACCTGCCCCAGGGCCCCCGGGCGCCGGCCCTGACCCCCCGTCCCCTCCGGGGGCCGACCCTGCCCGGGGGCCCTCCGTCGGAGGCAGGTTTGACCGGCAGGCGTCCGCGGAGGGCTGCTTCTACAACGCGGACTACCTGGCGGCCCGAGCTCGGCTGGCGGGGgaactggcaggccaggaagaggaggaagccctggaggggctggaggtgatggatgtgttccTCCGGTTCTCAGGGCTCCACCTCTTCCGGGCCGTGGAGCCAGGGCTGGTGCAGAAGTTCTCCCTGCGGGACTGCAGCCCACGGCTCAGCGAGGAGCTCTACCACCGCTGCCGGCTCAGCAgcctggaggggctgggggcccgGGCGCAGCTCGCCATGGCGCTGTTCGAGCCGGAGCAGGCCAACAGCACCTAG
- the SMARCD3 gene encoding SWI/SNF-related matrix-associated actin-dependent regulator of chromatin subfamily D member 3 isoform X1 translates to MAADEVAGGARKATKSKLFEFLVHGVRPGMPSGARMPHQGAPMGPPGSPYMGSPAVRPGLAPAGMEPARKRAAPPPGQSQAQSQGQPVPTAPARSRSAKRRKMADKILPQRIRELVPESQAYMDLLAFERKLDQTIMRKRVDIQEALKRPMKQKRKLRLYISNTFNPAKPDAEDSDGSIASWELRVEGKLLDDPSKQKRKFSSFFKSLVIELDKDLYGPDNHLVEWHRTPSTQETDGFQVKRPGDLSVRCTLLLMLDYQPPQFKLDPRLARLLGLHTQSRSAIVQALWQYVKTNRLQDSHDKEYINGDKYFQQIFDCPRLKFSEIPQRLTALLLPPDPIVINHVISVDPSDQKKTACYDIDVEVEEPLKGQMSSFLLSTANQQEISALDSKIHETIESINQLKIQRDFMLSFSRDPKGYIQDLLRSQSRDLKVMTDVAGNPEEERRAEFYHQPWSQEAVSRYFYCKIQQRRQELEQSLVVRNT, encoded by the exons ATGGCCGCGGACGAAGTTGCCGGAGGGGCGCGCAAAGCCACGAAAAGCAAACTTTTTGAGTTTCTGGTCCATGGGGTG cgcCCCGGGATGCCGTCTGGAGCCCGGATGCCCCACCAGGGGGCGCCCATGGGCCCCCCGGGCTCCCCGTACATGGGCAGCCCCGCCGTGCGACCCGGCCTGGCCCCCGCGGGCATGGAGCCCGCCCGCAAGCGAGCAGCGCCCCCGCCCGGCCAGAGCCAGGCCCAGAGCCAGGGCCAGCCGGTGCCCACCGCCCCCGCGCGGAGCCGCAG tgCCAAGAGGAGGAAGATGGCTGACAAAATCCTCCCTCAAAGG ATCCGGGAGCTGGTCCCGGAGTCCCAGGCTTATATGGACCTTCTGGCATTTGAGAGGAAGCTGGATCAAACCATCATGCGGAAGCGGGTGGACATCCAGGAGGCTCTGAAGAGGCCAATGAAG CAAAAGCGAAAGCTGCGTCTTTATATCTCCAATACTTTTAACCCTGCGAAGCCTGATGCTGAAGATTCTGATGGCAGCATTGCCTCCTGGGAGCTGCGGGTGGAGGGGAAGCTTCTGGATGAC CCCAGCAAGCAGAAGCGGAAGTTCTCTTCCTTCTTCAAGAGTTTGGTCATTGAGCTGGACAAAGACCTTTATGGCCCCGACAACCACCTCGTTGAG TGGCACCGAACACCCAGCACCCAGGAGACGGACGGGTTCCAGGTGAAGAGGCCGGGGGACCTGAGCGTTCGCTGCACGCTGCTCCTCATGCTGGACTACCag CCTCCCCAATTCAAACTGGACCCCCGCCTGGCTCGGCTGCTGGGCTTGCACACGCAGAGCCGCTCGGCCATCGTGCAGGCCCTGTGGCAGTACGTGAAGACCAACCGGCTGCAGGACTCGCACGACAAGGAATACATCAATGGGGACAAGTATTTCCAGCAG ATTTTTGATTGCCCACGGCTGAAGTTTTCCGAGATTCCCCAGCGCCTCACAGCTCTGCTGTTGCCCCCCGACCCCATTGTCATCAACCACGTCATCAG CGTGGACCCGTCCGACCAGAAGAAGACGGCGTGCTACGACATTGACGTGGAGGTGGAGGAGCCTCTGAAGGGACAGATGAGCAGCTTTCTCCTGTCCACGGCCAACCAGCAGGAGATCAGCGCTCTGGACAGTAAG ATCCATGAGACGATTGAGTCCATAAACCAGCTCAAGATCCAGAGGGACTTCATGCTAAGCTTCTCCAGAGACCCCAAAGGCTACATCCAAGACCTGCTCCGCTCCCAGAGCCGGGACCTCAAG GTGATGACGGATGTGGCAGGCAACCCCGAGGAGGAGCGCCGGGCTGAGTTTTACCACCAGCCCTGGTCCCAGGAAGCCGTCAGCCGCTATTTCTACTGCAAG ATCCAGCAGCGCAGGCAGGAGCTGGAGCAGTCGCTGGTTGTACGCAACACCTAG
- the SMARCD3 gene encoding SWI/SNF-related matrix-associated actin-dependent regulator of chromatin subfamily D member 3 isoform X2, producing the protein MTAPLQDPPPMTPGLQHPPAVVQRPGMPSGARMPHQGAPMGPPGSPYMGSPAVRPGLAPAGMEPARKRAAPPPGQSQAQSQGQPVPTAPARSRSAKRRKMADKILPQRIRELVPESQAYMDLLAFERKLDQTIMRKRVDIQEALKRPMKQKRKLRLYISNTFNPAKPDAEDSDGSIASWELRVEGKLLDDPSKQKRKFSSFFKSLVIELDKDLYGPDNHLVEWHRTPSTQETDGFQVKRPGDLSVRCTLLLMLDYQPPQFKLDPRLARLLGLHTQSRSAIVQALWQYVKTNRLQDSHDKEYINGDKYFQQIFDCPRLKFSEIPQRLTALLLPPDPIVINHVISVDPSDQKKTACYDIDVEVEEPLKGQMSSFLLSTANQQEISALDSKIHETIESINQLKIQRDFMLSFSRDPKGYIQDLLRSQSRDLKVMTDVAGNPEEERRAEFYHQPWSQEAVSRYFYCKIQQRRQELEQSLVVRNT; encoded by the exons ATGACTGCCCCGCTGCAGGACCCGCCACCTATGACCCCAGGCCTTCAGCACCCGCCCGCCGTGGTACAG cgcCCCGGGATGCCGTCTGGAGCCCGGATGCCCCACCAGGGGGCGCCCATGGGCCCCCCGGGCTCCCCGTACATGGGCAGCCCCGCCGTGCGACCCGGCCTGGCCCCCGCGGGCATGGAGCCCGCCCGCAAGCGAGCAGCGCCCCCGCCCGGCCAGAGCCAGGCCCAGAGCCAGGGCCAGCCGGTGCCCACCGCCCCCGCGCGGAGCCGCAG tgCCAAGAGGAGGAAGATGGCTGACAAAATCCTCCCTCAAAGG ATCCGGGAGCTGGTCCCGGAGTCCCAGGCTTATATGGACCTTCTGGCATTTGAGAGGAAGCTGGATCAAACCATCATGCGGAAGCGGGTGGACATCCAGGAGGCTCTGAAGAGGCCAATGAAG CAAAAGCGAAAGCTGCGTCTTTATATCTCCAATACTTTTAACCCTGCGAAGCCTGATGCTGAAGATTCTGATGGCAGCATTGCCTCCTGGGAGCTGCGGGTGGAGGGGAAGCTTCTGGATGAC CCCAGCAAGCAGAAGCGGAAGTTCTCTTCCTTCTTCAAGAGTTTGGTCATTGAGCTGGACAAAGACCTTTATGGCCCCGACAACCACCTCGTTGAG TGGCACCGAACACCCAGCACCCAGGAGACGGACGGGTTCCAGGTGAAGAGGCCGGGGGACCTGAGCGTTCGCTGCACGCTGCTCCTCATGCTGGACTACCag CCTCCCCAATTCAAACTGGACCCCCGCCTGGCTCGGCTGCTGGGCTTGCACACGCAGAGCCGCTCGGCCATCGTGCAGGCCCTGTGGCAGTACGTGAAGACCAACCGGCTGCAGGACTCGCACGACAAGGAATACATCAATGGGGACAAGTATTTCCAGCAG ATTTTTGATTGCCCACGGCTGAAGTTTTCCGAGATTCCCCAGCGCCTCACAGCTCTGCTGTTGCCCCCCGACCCCATTGTCATCAACCACGTCATCAG CGTGGACCCGTCCGACCAGAAGAAGACGGCGTGCTACGACATTGACGTGGAGGTGGAGGAGCCTCTGAAGGGACAGATGAGCAGCTTTCTCCTGTCCACGGCCAACCAGCAGGAGATCAGCGCTCTGGACAGTAAG ATCCATGAGACGATTGAGTCCATAAACCAGCTCAAGATCCAGAGGGACTTCATGCTAAGCTTCTCCAGAGACCCCAAAGGCTACATCCAAGACCTGCTCCGCTCCCAGAGCCGGGACCTCAAG GTGATGACGGATGTGGCAGGCAACCCCGAGGAGGAGCGCCGGGCTGAGTTTTACCACCAGCCCTGGTCCCAGGAAGCCGTCAGCCGCTATTTCTACTGCAAG ATCCAGCAGCGCAGGCAGGAGCTGGAGCAGTCGCTGGTTGTACGCAACACCTAG